The genome window CGGCGAGCTCCGCGAGGGGTGTGGCGGAGACGTGGTGCGGCCTGGGCGGTCCCGGATATGTCACGGAAGCGCCCTTCTGAGTGGTGGGGGACTGATCAGCGTGTGGCACGGCGGTGAGCGTACCGGGCGCACCCCCCGGGGGGCGAAAAGGGAGCCCGCGCGAAGCGCGGTCCGACAAGGGCGGTGGCGGGAGACGGGTGGGCGAGGGCGAGGGCGGGGTGTGGTTCCCGGGGTCGGGAGTGTTCGTTGTCACGAGCTGGTTCCTCGTCGGTCTTTCCCGTAGTGCTTCGTGGAGCTGATCATGGCGTGAAAGTGACGGGCAGGTTCGCTGGGGCGGCTCCGGTGGGCGCGACCTGGAGCGTCTTCAGGGCGAACTCCATCACCTGCTTGAAGACCGGGCCACAGATGTCGCCGCCGTAGTAGCTGCCCTTGGTGGCGTTCTGGATCGCGCAGTAGACGGTGACGCGCGGGTTGTCCGCGGGGGCGAAGCCGGCGAAGGAGGACGTATAGCCGCGGTACCTGCCGGTGGCCGGATCCACGCGGTTGGCCGTACCTGTCTTGCCCGCGACCCGGTAGCCGGGGATGCGCGCCTTGTTGCCGGTTCCCTGCCCGTCGTCCACGACGGCCTCCAGCATCTGGGCGAGCGTCTTCGCCGTCTTGTCGCTGACGACCCTGGTCTTCTCGGGCTGCGGGGCCGGGGTGAAGCGGCCGTCCGGGCCCTTCGTGCCGCGCACCAGGGTGGGCTCGACGCGCACGCCGCCGTTGGCGATGGTCGAGTAGACGGACGCGGCCTGCACCGCGTTGATCGACACGCCCTGGCCGAAAGGAATCGTGTACTGCTGGGAGGTCGACCACTTGTCGGGCGGCGCGAGGATGCCGGCGGTCTCACCCGGGAAGTCGAGCCCGGTGGGGCGGCCGATGCCGAATTTGCGCAGGTAGGAGTAGAGGACCTGGTTGGCCTGCGTCTGCGTCCTGCCGAGCTGGCCGGCCGCCAGGATGGTGCCGATGTTGCTGGACTTGGCGAGGACGCCGTTGAGGGTCAGGTACCAGGTCTTGTGGTCGACGTCGTCCGCGAAGAGCCGGTCGCCGCGGTGCAGCCGGTTGGGCACGGTGACGTGGGTCAGCGGGGTCGCGGCGTTCTCCTGGAGCACTGCCGCCATGGTCATGACCTTGGCGGTGGAGCCGGGCTCGTACGCGTCCTGCACGGCGGCGTTGCCGAGGGCCGCCGCGTTGGCGTGCGAGAGATCGTTGGGGTCGAAGCCGGGCGAGTTGGCGAGGGCCAGGATCTGGCCCGTCCGGGTGTCCTGCACCACGACGTACCCGCGGTCCGCCCCGGACTTCTTCACCTGTTCGGTGATGGCGCTCTGGGCGGCCCACTGGATGTCCCGGTCGAGGGTCAGTTCGATGTCGGTACCGGCCACGGCGGGTGTCTCGGCGGAGCCCGCGGTCGGCACCAGACGGCCGCCGGACTGGGCGTAGCGGATCTTGCCGTCCTTGCCCGCCAGTTCCTGGTTCAGCTGCTGCTCGATGCCGCCGGCGCCCTTGCCGTCGGCGTTGACCCAGCCGAGTACCCCGGCGGCGAGGTCGCCGTTGGGGTAGACGCGCTTGTTGGTGGGCTCGGCGAGAACACCGGCGAGGACGTTGGCCGTGTTCGGGTCCGTCCTCGCCTTGGCCGCGAGGGTGTTCTTCAGATCCTTGATCTGCTTCCACACCTGCGGGGTCTGGCGGTGGGCCAGCAGCACGTACTGGGTGTCCGGGGTCTTGAGCTTCCCGGCGACCTCGGCGGCGTCCTGGCCGATGATCGGCGCGAGCAGCGCGGCTGCCTGCTCGGGGGCGTCCGCCACCTTGGTGGCCTTGGGGGTGAAGAGCGTCGGGTCGGCCGTGATGTCGTACGCGTCCACGCTGCTCGCCAGTTCGACGCCGTTGCGGTCGGTGATCTCGCCGCGGACGGCGGCCAGGGTGCGGCCGACGTAGCGGTTCTGGTCGGCCTTGGCGGTGTACGCGCTCGCGTCCACGGCCTGCACCTGGAGCAGCCGTAGGACGAAGGCGGTCATCACCAGGGTCAGTGCGAGGCCGATCAGGCGCAGCCGGGGGCGCGGGCTGCCGAGCCGGATGGTGCGCGGGGCGGGGCGGCGGGCCGGGGCCGGGCGGCGTGCCGGGCGGGCGCCGGGGCCCGGGCGGCGCCGGGCGTCGGGGCGCACGGGCCGGGCGGGGCCGGGCACGCGACGGCGCGGCGGTTCCCTGTCGGACACTTCCGTCACCTGCCGGGGGTCGGGGAGGGGTGTACGGGCTGGGTCGGGGACGCGGCCGTGCGGGCGGCCGGTGTCGGCGACGCGGCCGTGCGGGCGGCCGGGGTCGGGGACGCGGCCGTGCGGGCTGCCGGTGTCGGGGACGCGGCCGTGCGGGCGGCGGCCGGATGGGTGGAGCGGGACGGTGACGGCGGTGCCGCCGGGCTGGGGCCGGTGCCGAGCGCTTCGGGCGGGCGCACGGCGGCGGTGCTCGCCGAGGCCTGCTGACCGGCGGGCCCGGGGACGCCCTTGACGGTGCCGTCGGGGTTCAGGAAGACGGGGTCGCCGCCGGGGACCATGCCGAGTTCGCGGGCCCGGCGCTGGAGCGCGTCCGGCGCGGAGTAGGCGTCCACGTCCCGCTGGAGGGCCTGTTCCTCGTCGGTGAGGTTCTTGGTCTGCCGTTGCAGGTCGTCGAGCTTGAACGCGCCCTCGCTGAGCGCGGAGTTCAGCATGAGGAGCGCGATGAGGCCGCCGCCGAGCAGCAGAACGACGAGCAGCACGAAGGGGGTACGGGCGGCCCGGCTGCCGCCGGCGGGGATCAACCGGACGAGCCGGGCGGCCCGGCCCCTGAGCTCGGGTTTGCC of Streptomyces cynarae contains these proteins:
- a CDS encoding peptidoglycan D,D-transpeptidase FtsI family protein; protein product: MSDREPPRRRVPGPARPVRPDARRRPGPGARPARRPAPARRPAPRTIRLGSPRPRLRLIGLALTLVMTAFVLRLLQVQAVDASAYTAKADQNRYVGRTLAAVRGEITDRNGVELASSVDAYDITADPTLFTPKATKVADAPEQAAALLAPIIGQDAAEVAGKLKTPDTQYVLLAHRQTPQVWKQIKDLKNTLAAKARTDPNTANVLAGVLAEPTNKRVYPNGDLAAGVLGWVNADGKGAGGIEQQLNQELAGKDGKIRYAQSGGRLVPTAGSAETPAVAGTDIELTLDRDIQWAAQSAITEQVKKSGADRGYVVVQDTRTGQILALANSPGFDPNDLSHANAAALGNAAVQDAYEPGSTAKVMTMAAVLQENAATPLTHVTVPNRLHRGDRLFADDVDHKTWYLTLNGVLAKSSNIGTILAAGQLGRTQTQANQVLYSYLRKFGIGRPTGLDFPGETAGILAPPDKWSTSQQYTIPFGQGVSINAVQAASVYSTIANGGVRVEPTLVRGTKGPDGRFTPAPQPEKTRVVSDKTAKTLAQMLEAVVDDGQGTGNKARIPGYRVAGKTGTANRVDPATGRYRGYTSSFAGFAPADNPRVTVYCAIQNATKGSYYGGDICGPVFKQVMEFALKTLQVAPTGAAPANLPVTFTP
- a CDS encoding FtsB family cell division protein encodes the protein MSGKPELRGRAARLVRLIPAGGSRAARTPFVLLVVLLLGGGLIALLMLNSALSEGAFKLDDLQRQTKNLTDEEQALQRDVDAYSAPDALQRRARELGMVPGGDPVFLNPDGTVKGVPGPAGQQASASTAAVRPPEALGTGPSPAAPPSPSRSTHPAAARTAASPTPAARTAASPTPAARTAASPTPAARTAASPTQPVHPSPTPGR